The Dioscorea cayenensis subsp. rotundata cultivar TDr96_F1 unplaced genomic scaffold, TDr96_F1_v2_PseudoChromosome.rev07_lg8_w22 25.fasta BLBR01001172.1, whole genome shotgun sequence genome contains the following window.
AGTTCTTTAGGCGAGCACTTAAAGGTGTCATGGAAGCACTGAGTGGATTCAACCCAGTCGCGCATTTTTGAAGGCGGATGCATTTACTTGATAACATTGCGCGTGGCGGAGGGTTGATTTTTAGTATTCATAGCGTGGTCTCTGGTATATTCTGAAGTCGACTTTGCCAAGGGCCTTTGATTTGGTCGATTGGGATTTTCATGTTCTGACCCTACCTGAAAAGCTAGGGGTTTTGGAGATAGATGGTTGGGTTGGATCCCGAACATTTTGGTCGCCTCTACAATGAACATTCTGCATTTAATGGTGCTCAAATGGTTATATTAGATACGGTCGAGAGGGTTAAGACAAGGGACCCTCTATCACCTCTACTTTTTGTTACGTCTACAGTGCTGCTCGACTCCATGTTCACTCATGCAATCGACTTCCAAGATCCTGGGTGTGCTGTCCCTGGGCTGGGAATTTCCAGTCGTCAGTAATCTCCACTATGCTGATGATCTGCTGGTCCTTACCACCGGGGGGTTGGAGGACCTCAGGATTGTGAAGCTAATCCTCTTGATGGTATCGGGCGACGACCTTGAAGCAAATTTCTCTAAAACCCTGCCTTTACTCGACCGGGAGATGGGGTATCGCGATGGCTTCCCGCATGCCTACGCTTAATTTACTCTCACGGGCCTCCTCCCATAACTTATCCGGGGTCACCGATTTTGGACGTCGCACTGCTCGGCATGGGCTGAGAGgacttattttaattatgaaaagagACTCTCCTCGTGGAAAGTGAGACACCTCTCTCTCTCGCCGTCCATTTCTACGGTGAATCGAGTCTTCCACTACCGCTAACTCTATCGGATGTCCCTTTTTAGATTACCTAAGTGGGTGTCTAAAGCTTTTAGATCGTGTCAGAGAGAGATGTGGTCGGCCCGGATATTGATCATCCAGAGGTTGTAGGGTGGTGAGGTGGAAAAACATTTGTCGATCCCGGGATCAAGGTGGTTGGGGCATCCTAGACCTGGATATTTTCAACCAGGCACTTTTaggtaaatggtggtggaagttcgCAGTAATACTAATTGGATTGGTTCGGAGTGATTCTCTTCGATTACATGACGAAGTTGGAACATGTTTCTCAGACAGTCCGTGAGTGattttccttcttttggaaagggGTCTCGAGATGTCTCCCATCGCTAGAGGATGTACCGGGTTTGATATCAACTCGCGAGGAGACCCTCTTCTCGGAAGGACAGATCAGCTAAATGGGCTGCCGAGATCGCCGTGGCGTAAAATTTACTTACGACGAACCATGAAATGGCTTTGTGTGGGATCCGAGGAGTGTCAGTGGCGAGCAGCTCTCCGAGGAGCTCGAGGTGTGTGTTATCCGAGATAGGCTACAAAGATCAGGCGGGATGTGGGGACACTAAAGCGAGTGGAAGGCGATGTCAAGCAAATGGAGCTTACTCTCAGTAATCCCTTTTGCAAATTTCTAAAATGATGGTGGGGTCTGCATCTGTCCCCATATCAAAATTTTTGTTGGAAAAACAATTGTCCGAGAAAGATCAACATTTTCAATCGGGTCGGCTTGGCATAACAAGATTCTCACTCTTGATAATCTTGCACAAAGAGGCTACAGATCAAGCTCCCCTATCGAACTTACGTTTGGTAGCCATTCGATGTCGAGTCGTGTTGACCACTTGTTCTTGAACGTGCTTTTGCTCGTGCCTACGTGGGAATACTACTAGTAGACTTTTGAATATCCCAGGCACCTCCTCGACCTACGGCACATTTGGTGTTCGGGATGGAGGTCGGAGTTGCGACTTCCAGTAGTGGTCCTAAAAATAATCGACTCGGGTTGCTGAAAGCTTTGCCGTGGAATATCGGATTGCTCTGGGAATGAGTTGCGATTTTAATTCCTAACTCTGCCTGCATGCTTTGTACTTGAAGATGATCGTATGCTCCTTTTCGTGGTTTGATGTTAACTACGAGACGATTGCATAAAGCAAACTGGGAGGAATCGTTGGCGATCGTCGCGACGTAGCTTTCGAGTTTTCGAGCTAGTGGGGAAATGATTGGGATGGCCGGGAGGCACAGCGATACGCCCACGGCTAGACTCTTTGATGTTGTAGAGCTCGGGGAGGCCTGTTGTTCCTccgttttgtatttttggtgtCGGTTTTTGTGTATCACTTCTTGTGGTACACCTTTTGTATCTTGTCGCGTTATCTTAATAtatcgtggtttatccactttttcaaaaaaaaaaaataaaataaataaaataaaattcatataacAGATACTACAGTGATTTTTATCGCAGGTAAACCATATTCTTgtataaagaataaaaacaaattcaaacaaaataaagaaaacacaaatacatGCACAAGTGTATGTTATACTTGCAAGGCAATTATATATTCATGAGCCGGTTGAACAGTTTGTATCATATATTCCACTTGGGAAAAAGCAATTGAAATCCAATAACAGATGCAAATCCCACTATGAACCCCAACCCTGTGAATATCCAAATCCATATCACATCAATGTCGAGCCCAGGGTATGCATTGTTGAAATTTGAAGAAGGCTCCACACTAGAATTAACACATTGCCTTGATAATTGATCCCTGCACAGTCCTGGATTCCCTTCAAATGAATAACTCGAAAATGTGGAGAACTGGTTGCCATATGGTATTTTTCCAACTAAGTTATTATTCGAGAGATTCAAAAAAGACAGAAACGTGAGGGAGGTCAGAGAGTTAGGAATCTGTCCAGAGAGTTGGTTTCCTGAAAGGTCCAATGACTGCATCTCCGCCAAATTCTCAAACACGGATGGAATTCGGCCATTGAAATCATTACCTGACATGTTCAGCGAAATGAGTGCCTTAAGGTTCCCGATAGCTTCAGGCAGAGGCCCTTCAAATTGGTTGTTCGACAGGTCAATAGCTGTGAAGATTGTCATAGTGTTTACTAGGTCCCTCTTAACACCTTTCAAAGCCACTGTAACCAAGTCCCAATAATCACTTGAATCAAACAAGCTCATGATAACCACTTATGGAtgagaaaacaacaaatgaaaaattggCGGGTCAATCCTCCCTCTAAATGCATTTGTTATCCCTCGATGACTCATCATTGCCTTCATATTCTTGAAGCAGTCAGATGAGAGGGTGCCACTGAAGTTATTAGAAGAGATGTCTAAGATGTGCACCATTGCGAATGTATGATTGCCTTCACAATTGCCCCTAGTATTTCCGTAGAAGGTCCGTAGAATCCATTTTCCCTTTAGTACAAGAACTTTCTAGTTCAGGAAGGTTGCCCAACCAATATGGGAAAGAATCTACAAGATTATTGCTGCCAAGGTCCAGAAACTCTAGCTTGTCATAATGGTCAATGATCGAGGAACTTCCCCTTCCAACTTGTTCCCGTGGAGATTGATCTTTTGCAGAGCACACCTTGAACTGATTTGTTGAGGAATGGGCCCTTGAAATTGGTTACCTCGAGCTCTAAGAACTAGAAGTTCAGTAAGACTCTCCATGAGGCAAGCTGGTATTGAACCATTCAAATTGTTGTAGGAAAGATCAAGGATTCTGAGATTTGTTGCTTGACAAATTGATGAGGGGACTTCTCCTGTGAGCCTATTGTTTGACAATGAGAAGAATATGGTGTTTTTTATGTAGTATGATATGTTGGAAGGGATGAAAGACGCAAAGTGATTGTTTGAGTAGTCCACAATGAAGCTATTTGGCGGGGGAAGGGGAATTGGTCCGCCAAGCAAGTTAGAGTGGAGATCCAAAATGAAACCCACTCATTGTGACATAAGGTGGAGGTCCCTCAACAAAATGTAAATAAGTTTGATGGATAAATTCAAGTAGCAGATGTCCCCAATGCTCCAAATCCATTCAGGTATGGTGCCGCcgattttgttatttgaaaggCTTAGGCATTTCATGTTGTTTTTATGCTTCAGAAAAGCCGGAATAGTGACTAGATTGCAAGATTCCAACATCAACTCTGCAAGGGAaggaaagagaagagaagaatcgCCGGTTCCGTCTGACACTGACAAGTTGTTGTTTGATAGATCTAAGTATTTGAGATTCTGGAGGTTGTGAAACAAGTCTAGTTCAATTGTGCCAGTGAAGTTGTTTGAGGACAACTCAAGAAACTGGAGACCCAAGAGATCAAACATTGATTTTGGGATCTCCCCTAGGAGATTATTGTTGCCCAAATCAACAACTTGTAACACAGAAGAGGCATTTGAGAACTCTTCCAGCTGCCCAGAAAACTCATTCTCACTTAGCTGCAACTCTTGCAATGCCGGGAGAGTGAACAAAGATGCCGGGATCGGTCCAGAGAGAAAGTTCTTCTGTAAATCAAGAGTAACAAGTTGGTTGAGCTGGCTGAAAGATTCAGGGATGGACCCTGTCAGATTATTATTTGAgagcaaaatttcagaaatccATATTCCACCGAGAACCACTGGTATCTCCCCTGTGAGATTATTATAAGAGAGATCCAAATAGACCAACTGGCTTAGATTCCGGAATGACCAAGGTATTGATCCTGAGAAATGACAACCACTAAGATCCAAATCTATCAATGACTCCAAATTTCCTAAAGAATCCGGTAAACTACCAGAGAAATTCGTGGATGAAATTATCAAGCTCTCCAGAGTGCTATCTTTCAGGAAGTCCGGCAAATAACCTGAAAGCTCATCATTGTGTGATATATCAATATACTTCAAGTTCTTGAGTTGAAACACACTTTTCGGGAAAAATCCCTGGAGTTTGCAGTTGAAGAGAGTAAGCACATTCAAAGAGTAGAAATCTTCAAAGAATTCAGGTACCTCAGAAGACAAATCATTGTCATCAAGACGAAGTAGAGAGAGATTCCGGAGCTTGGACAAGGAACTGTCAATTGGTCCTGTGAGTGAACAGCCCACCAAGCTGAGAGCTTCAAGCTTTGGAACAGATTCAGAGATGACACTACACCACTCTGTCCCATTTGCAGAGACATTGACACCATCCAAGTAGAGTTCAATCAagtttgagaaacctccaatgAGCTCCCGGAGCTCCAATGGAGGTGATTCTGTGTTCCATCCTGACCAAGAGAGGTCCAAAGATACCAGCTTTCTGAGGAGAGAGATGTCCATGGGTACTCGGTGGTCTATGACCCCGGAATTAGAGAGGTTAAGATGAGTGAGATTGCCAAGGTTTCTGATttcaagtagaggactttcgtCGAACGAATTGTGGGCAAGGTTGAGTCTTTGAAGCGAGGTGATGTTAAAGAGGAATGGCGTGATCTTGCCAGAGATATTTCGCTCGCTGAGGTCGAGAAAAACGACCAGACCGGAAGATTCTTCGCAGGTGAGGCCTTCCCAGGTGCAGCAGTCTGTGCCGGTGAGCCAGGACGGGAGTGAAGTGGTTGCATACGAGAATAAAAAGCCTTTCTTGAGCTCGAGAAGATCGATACATTGGGAATGGGAAGTTATTTTACTGGAAAAGGACCTGAACCCTCAAGAGGAAAGCAATGAAAAGGAGGAAGAAGGTGATGGGGTTACGGTGGCCGGTACTCATTGAGGTACTTATTAGGCTCCGAAGCAATGATTTTGTGGTGAATGATACtatttataataagaaaaaaaggtacAAAGAGTTCAGAGTCTTAAAACATTGACTTCTCTTGTTGCTTGCCGTCCATGTGTTTAAGGCATTGCAAGTCAACAAGAAATAAACTGATATTTTTGAGTTCTCACAAAAACGCTTTTTCACGTGTTACAAATTCAATTCGCAAATGAAAACACGTTTCTAGCCCAGGAGTGTGAGTGATGGTAGAAATTTTGTAAGTGATCCCATCACCAAAAAATGAGTGGGCCCCATCACTTACCTCACTGAAAATTATGCACGCGGCTCTGTGTTCCAAGGATTGTGCAAGTTCTTACATTCTTAACTACCCATGTAGGGCTGCAATCTAGCCGAGCCAAGCTTTGAAGTGTTCGAGCTTGACTCGACAGAATTAACTGCAAGCTCGAGCTCGATTTGAACCTAAATTTTTAACCTCGAGCTCAGGTCGAAAAACAATTCATTTATAATGTACAAGAGCCTAACTCGAGCTTGACTCGTTAATGCGCTCGCTCCAAGCTCAAGTTCTAGCTCAAAAGGTCAATGAATCATAAGCTCTGCCCGAGCTCAGCCTCATTAAACCTGAAAAGTTTGAGATCGAGCTCTCAAATAcataacattaataaatttatccaatacaaaccaaaatgaatttttaaaaatatattttgctaTAATATTTCAAGTACAAGCAAAAATAACTTAGAACAAGTTACCAAGAAAAAATTGTGAACAAATTCTGAAAGCAAACTCATTTAGCATATTTGTGAATAAGCTCGTGAGCAAACTCATTTGGTAGATTTGTGAGTAAGCTCGTTAGCAGGTTCCTGAACAAGCTTGTTTAGCAACCTCATTAGGAGGCTCGCGAGTTGTAACGAGCCAAGCAGTGTGTGGCTCGAGCACGACTTGATTAACTATTCAAgtttaaaagttaattattgaATGAGCTTTTGTCGAGTTGAGCTTCAAGTAGCTTGCGAGCGGCTTGGTTCAATTGTAGCCCTAGACCCGTGCtcatagtaatatatatatatatatttaaatagtttctctatcttttcaaatttatcattttagCTCCTTACTTCAAATTGTAACTTTTATTCatgctactatttttaaatgagagccatgttagtttttataaaccctaaatcctaatcTTAAAAGAAGACTAATATGGCccacttaaaaataataaatagactAATGGGCCGTTTGGATCGCGGAAATAggaatgggaatgaaaaaaatggtaatggtaatggatggtaatgggaatgaaaattgTGTTTGGTTAGTAGAAATTTTCATTGGgaatagggaaaaaaaatgttgtaaaaTTACCATTTTGCCCTTAGTGcaaatgaataatattttgaatattatatatttttattattatcttatattaattaaataatttatttttattatgatttaaattacttactacaaataactattataaatatttagatattattttccattttaataattataattaaatatgtacgTTAAATAGTtcagattattattattattatttatttattttaaaaattagaattaaatatatatgttaaatatgttgtaattaaatattatggAGAAGGGCATTAATGTCTttttccctttgattccccATCCATTACTCCCAAATTTGGGGTAATGGAGATTAGCCATCTATTGCTTTGACTGACATCCATTTACATTCTTTACCTTCCCCAAACACTGTGCTTTCTTGAGATAGGTGCTCATTCCTATTCCTGGATAATCAAAACCCCTATCCAAACgcattttaaaagttaaattttaaagtaaaagactaaaaagataaatttgtaaaactaaaaattatctAGAGAATTTAAAAGGTCAACAAGGGTCCATGTCAAGGATTACCAAGCCCTCATAAAGATTCATTTGCcaagaaattttgaaacttgTTTTAAGAGTCTGGATTCAAAGAAGACCTTGCAACAGACCAAAAATCTTTGTAAACTAAACTAATGTTCACATTAAGAAAGAATTATGCACATTAATAAAATGCACCAGAGAAGTCTTTTCTTTTTAAGGGTTAAATATTGGATGAACTTTTCGATCAAAAGTCGAATaaaaccacaatttattaaaatcaaaagataGTAGATTTAACCCAAAACAAAACCAAGATTACAAGCAGTAGTGGTCAACGGCAAAATGCCAACAAAGTCCAAGCAAAAACAGTCCACTGTAAAGTGTATGAAGCGAACCAAGAAGGAACAACTCCAAGGGAAAAGAACACTCGAAGCAACCCAAGAACATTAGGGGGTCACGATCTCTTCCCCTCCAGTGACTCAAGAAACCTCGCGACTCCTCTTGACCGTATGAGAAGACTCTTCCAGCTTTTGTCTTTTCCTCGCCGGAGCTCAGAAACCCAATTTAGACATATGAGAAACTTAATGATCACGtgataaacaattaataaaacaatcataaaaaTTCTCCCATTACGCcgagccaaatattccaaaattaAGGCCCCTAGATAAAGGTATCGTGTTATCTTGTTGTCCCTCATCGAAGCTTGCTCCGCCATCGACCCAACAAGTCAATTAGGGATGACGTAGGTCGATTAGAGCAAAATCTACCTAAAGTGTTCCCTGCAAATTTGAACCGCAAAAAGTGGCAAGTGAATAAAAAGATGTCTCAGTAGTTTCAATGTCTCGAGCAGAGCTGCAAGTAGCGTAGGGGAGTTTTATTACATTTTGCTTTAGCGATTATCGAGggtaagaattttgttatccTGCTAGCCAAGTAAATGCTCACCTTTCTCGGCAAAACCCCTTCCAAAATGATTTTGGACATATTACTTCTTCGCCCATCAATCATAGAAGGACTTATCTCAAACTGAAgctaaacaatgaaatgagacatgtttgtttgaaaaaatcAATTGCAATTTATAATGCAAACCTTgcgtcttgattttttttatctcaccCTACTTGAATTCACATCCATCTCTCACTAATGTTTGTGTTGTGACGATAAAAAGCTAAGTTTAATTAGCATAGATATCTAAGTGACTTCCACCATGGAATGGTAGACGTAAATCAAGAAGTAGAATACTAGCTACATGTTCTTAAGAAATGAATGCTAGCTTGTTTGCTCactatcaaaaaataaaaaataaaaaacaattcctCACCTCCTGTTTACGAATTGAGTGAGAACTTCACATGAACTTGAAAGAGTGAGCTATAACTGAAGCAATGTACAGAAATGTGATTTCAAGAATTGTATCACTCTATTTTTGTTTAGAGTCTAATGGCTTTGACCAATTTTTACTGTCTGAAACCTGCATAAACCGTTCCAGCAGGCAGCAGCCAAGTGGAAGGATATGAGCATGTTGTATAAATTATGGTCATACAAAAGATCTAGAGCGTTGTTAGAACTTGATTGCATTCCCAATTATTCAGAGATGTGCTAAATGTTTGTTTGAGATTGGCAAAGACTTTCCAGTCCTACTCTTAAAAGTTGGGATCATCTTGATATATATCAAATAGAAATACCTTTCTTGTGTTGCTTGCATTTCTTTCTATTTCAATGTTCAACCAACATGAGTCAATTGCTACCAGTTTCTGGGAAAGTATCACTCCTGTTACTTATGGCTTTACATAAAGAGAAAAACAGAAGTTTCTAACGACTTCAGAATCAGAAGTTATACCTCTAGTCATGCTCTTAAAAGCCAGGATCATCTCTGATGTTCAATTTTCCTGAAAGTTCCATGCATTTGTTGCCAGTCAGTAAGCTGATAATATCTGTTTTCCCAGTTACTAACTACACATATATATGGTGGAAGTGCATCTGCAATCCAATAAATACAGAAAAATCCTAGCAATTTATATTCtccaaatactaaaaaaaaactcCTCCGTAATCAAGAATACTATCATATTGTGGATAAATGTCAGCATTGATATGTGTATATACTAATCACCAACCTCTATGAATGGTTTCAGGTAACAGATATAtcaatacaaaattataaatagaaaacatgGTTGGTGTCATGGAGAAAAAGAACATGCTAACTTGAGTTGCCAGTTAACATGTTTGCAGACAAATACAGAAAAAGACAGAAACTAATGATCTCTTGGCATAGAACTCTTTGTTCAATTATCAGAGGTATAATAgacataaatgaaaaaaacGGCAGGTGTAGTAGCAAAATTTATGCCTCTATACTTGCCAATGCAAGGTATACTGTCAAAGTACGAGAGCGAATGTTGACCCTCTACTTACTGTCATCCCTTGCAGAAGCAAAACACACATGTGTATCATGTTCTCGGTGACCAAACATAAGGGGATAGTCCTAGGGATGATGATCTTCCATTTGACTGGCTACGATGACAGCAGTCCAAATGCCCTATTATTGGAAGGGCTTCTGGGTTCTCTCTCTGTTGGAGTCCTTGTAGATATGGCCTTGGTGGTTCTCATTGCTGTAAATTTCTTCCATAATAAAACAATGTCTTCAAGTCCCCGACCGAAGAAAGCTTCTTACATCGCTCTGGTGTTTGGTTCTGCTGCCATGTCTGTACTTGCACTTTGGGCCTAGAATAACCATGTCTGTGCCTGCAGACCTCACCATTGCAGTTAGAGAAATGTAATATGATAATTCTTAGAAGATGGTGCAACAAAAATGGTGCTCTTTGTTGTAGAGAAGTTCCTTGAGATGATTGTACTCGATAAATTAATTCTAGAGGTGCTTAAAGTACTTGAGTTATTACTTCTCATTGTCCATAGAAGCGTTAATGAAGTTTCATTATATTCATTTAGCCAATAGAAATGAACAGAACATGACTCCAGGGAAGGATTATACTAA
Protein-coding sequences here:
- the LOC120255733 gene encoding receptor-like protein 9DC3 is translated as MDISLLRKLVSLDLSWSGWNTESPPLELRELIGGFSNLIELYLDGVNVSANGTEWCSVISESVPKLEALSLVGCSLTGPIDSSLSKLRNLSLLRLDDNDLSSEVPEFFEDFYSLNVLTLFNCKLQGFFPKSVFQLKNLKYIDISHNDELSGYLPDFLKDSTLESLIISSTNFSGSLPDSLGNLESLIDLDLSGCHFSGSIPWSFRNLSQLVYLDLSYNNLTGEIPVVLGGIWISEILLSNNNLTGSIPESFSQLNQLVTLDLQKNFLSGPIPASLFTLPALQELQLSENEFSGQLEEFSNASSVLQVVDLGNNNLLGEIPKSMFDLLGLQFLELSSNNFTGTIELDLFHNLQNLKYLDLSNNNLSVSDGTGDSSLLFPSLAELMLESCNLVTIPAFLKHKNNMKCLSLSNNKIGGTIPEWIWSIGDICYLNLSIKLIYILLTGEVPSSICQATNLRILDLSYNNLNGSIPACLMESLTELLVLRARVALKGVKRDLVNTMTIFTAIDLSNNQFEGPLPEAIGNLKALISLNMSGNDFNGRIPSVFENLAEMQSLDLSGNQLSGQIPNSLTSLTFLSFLNLSNNNLVGKIPYGNQFSTFSSYSFEGNPGLCRDQLSRQCVNSSVEPSSNFNNAYPGLDIDVIWIWIFTGLGFIVGFASTRLGLGACNVEISRLLSRPCSEDRARNNTFWTDRRVKTQLSPEPQNSGHHGSAARPMEIPPHRRRGSWAPPTAGSHKTPLHHHPGS